One part of the Thermoplasmata archaeon genome encodes these proteins:
- a CDS encoding RidA family protein, with product MTHEAVRTDLPAMGLPFSWGVRWRDLVFVAGQGPLGPDGKVVDGDIREQTRRTLENFRGVVAAAGSGMDHVLSTTVYLKDLGEFAAMNEVYATFFPREPRPARATVRADLLFGMKVEIQGIAYVPES from the coding sequence ATGACGCATGAGGCGGTGCGGACGGACCTGCCCGCGATGGGGCTCCCGTTCTCTTGGGGCGTGCGGTGGCGGGATCTCGTTTTCGTCGCGGGGCAAGGGCCGCTCGGGCCCGACGGAAAGGTGGTCGACGGCGACATCCGAGAACAGACGCGACGGACGCTCGAGAACTTCCGAGGCGTCGTGGCGGCGGCCGGATCTGGAATGGACCACGTCCTCTCGACGACGGTCTATCTGAAGGACCTCGGAGAATTCGCGGCGATGAACGAGGTGTACGCGACGTTCTTCCCGCGGGAACCGAGACCCGCCCGGGCGACCGTGCGAGCGGACCTGCTCTTCGGGATGAAGGTGGAGATCCAAGGAATCGCGTACGTTCCCGAATCGTAG